A stretch of the Gracilinanus agilis isolate LMUSP501 chromosome 4, AgileGrace, whole genome shotgun sequence genome encodes the following:
- the LOC123245707 gene encoding splicing factor 3B subunit 5 — protein sequence MTDRYTIHSQLEHLQSKYIGTGHADTTKWEWLVNQHRDSYCSYMGHFDLLNYFAIAENESKARVRFNLMEKMLQPCGPPADKPEEN from the coding sequence ATGACGGACCGGTACACCATCCACAGCCAGCTGGAGCATCTGCAGTCTAAGTACATTGGCACAGGCCACGCTGACACCACCAAGTGGGAATGGCTGGTGAACCAGCACCGCGACTCGTACTGCTCCTACATGGGCCACTTCGACCTCCTCAACTACTTTGCCATCGCAGAGAACGAGAGCAAAGCGCGCGTGCGCTTCAACCTGATGGAGAAGATGCTGCAGCCGTGTGGTCCTCCGGCTGACAAGCCCGAGGAGAACTGA